One genomic region from Prochlorococcus marinus CUG1433 encodes:
- a CDS encoding homoserine O-succinyltransferase, producing the protein MALIIPSNYHKISDVEKNHISWIEPELAKRQDIRPLRIGILNIMPLGKQYEFNLLHPLGLSPLQIEPVWIKLKTHSYKTWDLNHLNNLYITWEEANNPEPLDGIIITGAPIEHLAFEEVKYWDEFVKIVNEARNSCASTLGLCWAGFALAYLAGVNKQVFDRKLFGVFPLKSLVPGHPLMGTQDDEFICPQSRFAGLPDLEMERAQKEGKLNLLAYGENVGYTIFESNDQKQLMHLGHPEYTVHRIISEIERDKEKGDVPPPENFDLNSSKTAWRSHRNLLFQQWLWFCYQKVSLN; encoded by the coding sequence TTGGCTTTAATAATTCCTAGTAATTATCACAAGATTAGTGATGTTGAGAAAAATCATATATCTTGGATCGAACCAGAATTGGCAAAAAGACAAGATATACGTCCTCTTAGGATTGGTATTTTAAATATCATGCCTCTTGGCAAGCAGTATGAATTTAACTTACTACATCCACTTGGCTTATCTCCGCTTCAAATTGAGCCAGTTTGGATAAAGCTTAAAACTCACTCTTATAAAACATGGGATCTTAATCATCTAAATAATCTATACATAACTTGGGAAGAAGCAAATAATCCAGAACCGTTAGATGGAATCATCATTACTGGAGCACCTATTGAGCACCTAGCTTTTGAGGAGGTTAAGTACTGGGATGAATTTGTAAAAATTGTAAATGAAGCCAGAAATTCTTGTGCGAGTACTCTTGGATTATGTTGGGCTGGCTTTGCGCTGGCTTATTTGGCAGGGGTTAATAAGCAAGTTTTTGATAGGAAATTATTTGGGGTATTCCCTTTAAAAAGCCTTGTTCCTGGACACCCTTTGATGGGTACACAAGATGATGAATTTATTTGTCCTCAAAGTAGATTCGCTGGATTACCAGATTTGGAAATGGAGAGGGCCCAAAAAGAAGGGAAGTTGAATTTGTTGGCTTATGGAGAAAACGTTGGATATACAATATTTGAATCTAATGATCAAAAACAACTTATGCATTTAGGCCATCCTGAATATACGGTGCATAGAATTATTAGTGAAATTGAAAGAGATAAAGAAAAGGGAGATGTTCCTCCACCTGAAAATTTTGATCTAAATAGTTCAAAAACCGCTTGGAGGTCTCATAGGAATTTGCTTTTTCAGCAATGGCTTTGGTTTTGTTATCAAAAAGTTAGTCTTAATTAA
- a CDS encoding DUF2811 domain-containing protein: MDQISQTNLSDVNNKECSSNKVSLETELSETLYNTMKDFVLSNPTWDQYKLINSALATFLFQNGCTDNSVSEIYLNQLFTPSKSF; the protein is encoded by the coding sequence ATGGATCAAATCAGCCAAACAAATTTATCCGATGTTAATAACAAGGAATGTTCTTCAAATAAAGTCTCTTTAGAAACAGAGCTTTCAGAAACTCTCTATAACACAATGAAAGATTTTGTATTAAGTAACCCAACTTGGGATCAATATAAGCTTATAAATTCAGCATTAGCTACTTTTCTGTTTCAAAACGGATGTACCGATAACTCTGTTTCAGAGATTTATTTAAATCAACTATTTACGCCTTCTAAGTCCTTTTAA
- a CDS encoding O-acetylhomoserine aminocarboxypropyltransferase/cysteine synthase codes for MSNQKFETLQLHAGQVPDPTTNSRAVPIYQTSSYVFDNAEHGANLFGLKEFGNIYTRLMNPTTDVFEKRMAALEGGMAALATSSGQAAQFLAIVNCMTAGDNFVSTSFLYGGTYNQFKVQFPRLGIEVKFADGDSIDSFRNKIDDKTKAIYVESMGNPRFNIPDFEGLSALAKENGIPLIVDNTLGAGGALIRPIDFGADVVVESATKWIGGHGTSIGGVIVDAGTFDWGNGKFPLMSEPSAAYHGLVHWDAFGFGSDICKSLGVPDNRNIAFALRARLECLRDWGSAQSPFNSFLLLQGLETLSLRIERQTSNALELAKWLDSNSNVSSVNYPGLESDPYYSSAKKYTTGRGMGCMLMFSLNGGYENAVKFIDSLKLASHLANVGDSKTLVIHPASTTHQQLSEEEQLSAGVTPTMVRVSVGIEHIDDIKADFEQALSQIT; via the coding sequence TTGAGCAACCAAAAGTTCGAGACTCTTCAGTTACATGCAGGCCAAGTGCCTGATCCAACTACAAATTCTAGAGCAGTACCTATTTATCAAACTAGTTCCTATGTCTTTGATAATGCCGAGCATGGAGCTAATCTTTTTGGATTAAAAGAATTTGGAAATATTTATACTCGACTTATGAACCCCACCACAGATGTCTTCGAAAAAAGAATGGCAGCTTTGGAGGGAGGTATGGCAGCACTTGCAACATCTTCAGGTCAAGCTGCTCAATTCTTGGCAATCGTGAACTGCATGACAGCAGGGGATAATTTTGTCTCTACATCTTTTCTATATGGTGGGACCTATAATCAATTTAAAGTACAATTTCCAAGATTAGGAATAGAAGTTAAATTTGCAGATGGTGATAGTATCGATAGTTTTAGAAATAAAATTGATGATAAAACAAAAGCAATATATGTCGAATCAATGGGTAATCCTAGGTTCAATATTCCAGATTTTGAGGGACTCTCGGCTTTGGCGAAGGAGAATGGAATTCCTCTAATAGTGGATAATACCCTTGGTGCTGGTGGTGCTTTAATAAGACCAATTGATTTTGGAGCCGATGTTGTTGTAGAAAGTGCAACAAAATGGATCGGTGGACATGGAACAAGCATCGGTGGGGTTATTGTTGATGCCGGAACTTTTGATTGGGGAAATGGTAAATTCCCATTAATGAGTGAGCCAAGCGCTGCTTATCATGGGCTCGTTCATTGGGATGCATTTGGTTTCGGTAGTGATATCTGCAAATCTTTGGGAGTACCTGATAATAGAAATATAGCTTTTGCGTTAAGAGCAAGACTTGAATGCCTCAGAGACTGGGGATCAGCTCAAAGTCCTTTTAATTCTTTCTTGCTATTGCAGGGTTTGGAAACTCTAAGTTTAAGAATAGAAAGACAAACTTCTAATGCTCTTGAATTAGCAAAATGGTTAGATTCAAATTCTAATGTAAGCAGTGTTAATTATCCTGGCCTAGAATCTGATCCATATTACTCTAGTGCCAAAAAATATACTACTGGAAGAGGAATGGGTTGCATGCTTATGTTCTCCCTAAATGGGGGTTATGAAAATGCAGTCAAATTTATTGATTCCTTAAAATTGGCGAGCCACCTTGCTAACGTGGGTGATTCAAAAACATTAGTAATTCATCCTGCTTCAACAACTCATCAGCAATTATCTGAAGAAGAACAATTATCTGCAGGTGTGACTCCTACGATGGTAAGAGTTTCTGTAGGAATTGAACATATTGATGATATAAAAGCAGATTTCGAACAAGCACTTTCACAAATCACATAA
- a CDS encoding VHS domain-containing protein translates to MPSNWSKIRDEWLDSTATAKDDAKWALEALINSEEELFEIEQKIKNKEDALSQVKILKKKVKETISSKEISLDNIALNTSNSNKVQISVPSNLTYLLKVWAAAEGRDLSSVAFQCLETGIREMKSKGSIPSVAINRYDSACQKRIALAEVNNLLEKYQIAQNENY, encoded by the coding sequence ATGCCTAGTAATTGGTCAAAAATAAGAGATGAATGGCTTGACAGCACAGCTACTGCGAAGGATGATGCTAAATGGGCATTAGAAGCTTTAATTAATTCTGAAGAGGAATTATTTGAGATAGAACAAAAAATTAAAAATAAAGAGGACGCTTTAAGCCAGGTAAAAATCCTGAAGAAAAAAGTAAAAGAAACTATTTCTTCAAAAGAAATAAGCCTTGATAATATTGCATTAAATACTTCGAATTCAAACAAAGTACAAATCTCAGTACCATCAAATCTTACTTATCTGTTGAAGGTTTGGGCTGCTGCAGAAGGTCGAGATCTATCCAGTGTTGCTTTTCAGTGTTTAGAAACCGGAATAAGAGAAATGAAAAGCAAAGGTTCAATACCTTCAGTGGCAATAAATAGATATGACTCGGCCTGTCAAAAGAGGATTGCGCTAGCAGAAGTAAACAACCTCTTGGAAAAATACCAAATAGCCCAGAATGAGAACTATTAA
- a CDS encoding SulP family inorganic anion transporter, with protein MSNFSRYLSKNWLGDPKSNILSGIVVAFAMIPEAIAFSGIAGVDPKVGLFGAFCLSITIAIVGGRKGMITSATGSTALLMTGLVAYGESQAPGLGVPYLIAAGILTGIFQILWGYLRLAYQMRFVPTGVLSGFVNALALLIFQAQLPQLGIGIKESKGLVEQTLSQYPVNSQIPVVWILVILGLVIIYGLPKITKVVPSQLIAIVVITLLSIFFNLDVPTVSDLGQLPDGLPSISLPFGSIENGKVPFNLETLGIILPTSLAISLVGLMETFLTQDILDDVTDTSSNKNKEARGQGIANIVASLFGGMAGCALVGQSVMNTENGGKSRLSTLSSGISLLIMIILLKSWIGAIPMAALVAIMITIAISTADINGLKNIRKIPKSDTAVMLMTFTVTMLTKPHNLALGVIAGVALAAILFSRKVAKVITVSRAKENNLTTYKVKGQLFFVSKIYFLQGFDIHEHPENIVIDMSLAHIWDQSGVVALEQVIRKFQNGGSKVEIVGLNKESLNLFERLGGVESAH; from the coding sequence ATGTCAAATTTTTCAAGATATTTATCTAAAAATTGGTTAGGTGATCCAAAGTCAAATATTCTCTCTGGCATAGTTGTTGCTTTTGCGATGATCCCAGAAGCAATTGCTTTTTCAGGTATAGCTGGTGTAGATCCTAAAGTTGGCCTTTTTGGTGCATTTTGCTTGTCTATAACAATTGCGATTGTTGGAGGAAGAAAGGGGATGATCACTTCAGCCACAGGATCAACAGCTCTTTTGATGACTGGACTTGTTGCTTATGGAGAATCACAAGCTCCTGGATTAGGAGTCCCATATCTTATTGCAGCTGGAATATTAACTGGAATTTTCCAAATTCTATGGGGATATTTAAGACTTGCCTATCAAATGCGGTTCGTGCCAACAGGAGTATTAAGTGGATTTGTAAATGCACTGGCACTTTTAATATTTCAAGCACAACTACCTCAGTTAGGAATAGGCATTAAAGAATCAAAGGGATTAGTTGAACAAACTTTAAGTCAATATCCAGTTAACTCTCAGATTCCAGTAGTTTGGATCCTTGTAATCCTAGGATTAGTAATAATTTATGGCCTTCCAAAAATAACAAAAGTAGTCCCATCGCAACTTATCGCAATAGTAGTAATTACTCTTTTAAGCATATTCTTTAATCTAGATGTCCCAACAGTTAGCGATTTAGGTCAATTACCTGATGGATTACCAAGTATCTCTCTGCCTTTTGGATCAATAGAAAATGGTAAAGTGCCTTTTAATCTCGAAACATTAGGAATAATTTTACCGACCTCGCTCGCAATATCTCTTGTGGGTTTAATGGAAACCTTTTTAACTCAAGACATTTTAGACGATGTAACTGATACAAGTTCTAATAAAAATAAAGAAGCAAGAGGACAGGGGATCGCGAATATTGTGGCATCTTTATTTGGTGGTATGGCTGGATGTGCCTTAGTTGGGCAATCTGTAATGAATACTGAGAATGGCGGTAAATCCAGATTATCAACCCTCTCCTCAGGTATATCTCTACTAATTATGATCATCCTCTTGAAGTCTTGGATTGGAGCAATACCAATGGCTGCTTTAGTAGCAATCATGATAACGATTGCAATAAGTACAGCAGATATAAATGGATTAAAAAATATTAGAAAGATACCTAAAAGCGACACTGCAGTGATGCTCATGACTTTTACAGTTACTATGCTTACAAAACCTCATAATCTTGCACTTGGAGTTATTGCAGGAGTTGCATTAGCTGCAATTCTTTTCAGTAGAAAAGTTGCAAAAGTTATAACTGTCTCAAGAGCAAAAGAAAATAATTTAACTACCTACAAAGTAAAAGGACAATTATTTTTTGTAAGTAAAATTTATTTTTTACAAGGATTTGATATTCATGAACATCCAGAAAATATTGTAATTGACATGTCTTTAGCTCATATTTGGGATCAAAGTGGCGTTGTTGCACTTGAGCAAGTTATCAGAAAATTCCAGAATGGTGGTTCTAAAGTTGAAATTGTAGGGTTAAATAAAGAAAGTCTTAACTTATTTGAAAGACTAGGTGGTGTAGAAAGCGCTCATTAA
- a CDS encoding sirohydrochlorin chelatase, with product MEFQASYDYFSLLNIVLYYYGISNNLFLDSLDSKLNNQVAILICGHGSRNKLAITEFQELTKLIQKRYPTILVEYGFLEFAKPSLVDALDKLRNHSIKKVIAIPAMLFAAGHVKNDIPSLLMNYSNKTGIEIIYGRELGINNLMISAACERVKDVFKQNDNLKPEESLLVVVGRGSSDPDANSNVSKITRMIVEGIGIGWGETVFSGVTFPLVEPGLKNVVRLGYKNIIIFPYFLFSGVLVTRIKRQSDLVAINNPHISFIHAKYLSSQTYVVDTFVERIEEILNNEGKNFMNCSTCKYRSNLFGFEEEVGMIQESHHDHVEGLGISCDLCDPECNGACEIQNQISTHNQEKSNLGKDDYLEHEHEHEHEHLEGHQHEHNHHQHSIYPNAKHPLGPVTLRLPNKDQILRKSVENN from the coding sequence TTGGAATTTCAAGCAAGTTATGATTATTTTTCACTACTGAATATTGTTCTTTACTATTATGGTATAAGCAATAACTTATTTTTGGATAGTTTGGATTCGAAGTTAAATAATCAAGTCGCGATTCTCATCTGTGGACACGGGAGTAGAAATAAACTAGCCATTACTGAATTTCAAGAATTAACAAAACTCATCCAAAAAAGATATCCAACCATTTTAGTTGAATATGGGTTTTTGGAATTTGCCAAACCTTCACTTGTAGATGCTTTAGACAAGTTAAGAAATCATTCTATAAAAAAAGTAATCGCAATACCCGCGATGCTTTTTGCTGCTGGCCATGTAAAAAATGATATACCTAGTCTGCTTATGAATTATTCAAATAAAACAGGTATTGAAATAATTTATGGAAGAGAATTAGGGATTAATAATCTAATGATTAGTGCAGCTTGTGAAAGAGTAAAAGATGTATTTAAACAAAACGATAATCTCAAACCTGAAGAATCATTATTAGTTGTTGTTGGTAGAGGATCTTCTGACCCAGATGCGAATTCCAATGTTTCAAAAATTACGAGAATGATCGTAGAGGGTATTGGTATAGGGTGGGGGGAAACTGTTTTTTCTGGAGTAACTTTCCCTCTTGTTGAACCTGGCTTGAAAAATGTAGTGAGACTTGGTTATAAAAATATAATTATTTTCCCTTATTTCCTTTTTTCAGGTGTACTTGTTACAAGAATAAAAAGGCAAAGTGATTTAGTTGCGATTAATAATCCACATATTTCATTTATACATGCAAAATATCTCTCATCACAGACTTATGTGGTCGACACTTTTGTAGAAAGGATTGAAGAGATTCTTAACAACGAGGGTAAGAATTTTATGAATTGCTCAACTTGCAAGTATAGATCAAATTTATTTGGGTTTGAAGAAGAAGTCGGGATGATACAAGAAAGTCATCATGACCATGTAGAGGGTTTGGGTATAAGCTGTGATTTATGTGATCCTGAATGCAATGGTGCTTGTGAAATACAAAATCAAATCTCAACTCATAACCAAGAAAAATCAAACCTAGGAAAAGATGATTACCTAGAACATGAACATGAACATGAACATGAACATTTAGAGGGTCATCAACATGAACATAATCACCATCAACATAGTATCTATCCAAATGCAAAACACCCACTAGGACCTGTCACGCTTCGCTTGCCTAATAAAGATCAAATCTTAAGAAAATCCGTTGAAAATAACTGA
- the gloA gene encoding lactoylglutathione lyase encodes MRILHTMLRVGNLDKSIDFYVNRLGMNLLRKKDYPHGKFTLAFVGYGSEKENSVIELTYNWDKNSDDYELGDKYGHIAIGVKDIHNICQALENNGCKITTQPKTMKNSTTVLAFIEDPDGYKIELIERD; translated from the coding sequence ATGCGTATCCTACATACAATGTTAAGAGTTGGAAATTTAGATAAATCGATAGATTTCTACGTGAATAGACTAGGAATGAATTTATTAAGAAAAAAGGATTATCCTCATGGTAAGTTTACTTTGGCATTTGTTGGTTATGGTTCAGAAAAAGAGAATTCAGTAATTGAACTAACATATAACTGGGATAAAAATTCAGACGATTACGAACTTGGAGATAAGTATGGTCATATAGCTATTGGGGTTAAAGATATTCATAACATCTGTCAAGCATTAGAAAATAATGGATGTAAGATAACAACTCAGCCTAAAACAATGAAAAATAGTACCACTGTATTGGCTTTTATTGAGGATCCTGATGGATATAAAATTGAACTAATTGAAAGGGATTAA
- a CDS encoding LEM domain-containing protein: protein MNNKKIARGYKKIISSSFNGDTSTYKSKNGIIYTLYSVETNSLKLGFSENEGILENELSKEKLILLDRKQGNKKDLFLLITTLKELGIKYSDGLFFKYSGSLMRHLSTLGWPVGRSLHKQRKIKKELVCA from the coding sequence ATGAATAACAAGAAAATCGCAAGAGGATACAAAAAAATAATTTCATCCTCTTTTAATGGTGATACCTCTACATACAAATCCAAAAATGGAATAATTTATACTCTTTATTCTGTAGAAACAAATTCACTTAAATTAGGCTTTTCTGAAAATGAAGGGATCCTAGAAAACGAATTATCAAAAGAGAAATTAATTTTATTGGACAGGAAACAAGGAAACAAGAAAGATCTATTTTTATTAATTACAACTCTAAAAGAACTCGGTATCAAATATTCAGACGGTCTTTTTTTCAAATACTCAGGTTCTTTAATGAGACATTTATCTACTTTAGGTTGGCCTGTTGGAAGATCACTACATAAACAAAGAAAAATTAAAAAAGAACTTGTATGTGCATAA
- a CDS encoding GMC family oxidoreductase, with product MDISPYDAIVVGSGATGGIATLTLAEQGIKVLVIEAGPQVKRREASNHEPKSTFKRLSGFLTQKHTNQCQHPGYWKNNPDLYSNELKHPYDSPPQKPFIWTQGKQYGGRSLTWGGITLRLSSEDFHPAKKDGFGPNWPISYDELSSHYDFIESFCGIYGRKDDINAVPNGKYIGEIPLTDNENAFGRKVKSKLNYPFIQSRGFDRNASVKEKQWPKSSSLGSTFKKALDTGNVQIISNHLVESFEINKVTQLASKLTVVNLENGRKEVLNCDLILLCASTISTLRILLNSEYKSNSSGFKDNSGKLGKYLMDHISICKFFSVPKTKNSEEPLDNSPNLSGAGSFFIPFGSNLPKIDSINFLRGYGIWGAIDRLGIPEFLQKDTNTSTGFLIAHGEVLPREKNSVSLSRKTDEWGIPIPFIEFEWSENELNMAKHMEKTIKKSIEAADGELKNIEELINIPLVSLFTKNLISFSETPPPPGYYIHEVGGAPMGNNEENSVVDKFNRIWGCKNVLVLDGACWPTSSWQSPTLTMMALSRRACLNIKRT from the coding sequence TTGGATATAAGTCCTTATGATGCAATTGTTGTTGGTTCTGGAGCTACAGGAGGAATAGCAACACTAACATTGGCAGAACAGGGGATAAAAGTTTTAGTAATAGAAGCAGGTCCTCAAGTTAAAAGGCGTGAAGCTAGTAATCATGAGCCAAAAAGTACATTTAAAAGATTATCAGGATTTTTAACACAAAAGCATACTAATCAATGCCAGCATCCTGGTTATTGGAAAAATAATCCTGATTTATATTCTAATGAATTGAAGCATCCTTATGATTCCCCCCCCCAAAAACCCTTCATTTGGACTCAAGGTAAACAATATGGGGGGAGATCATTAACGTGGGGAGGCATAACATTAAGACTTTCCTCAGAAGATTTTCATCCAGCCAAAAAAGACGGATTCGGACCAAACTGGCCTATTTCATACGATGAACTTTCCTCTCACTATGATTTCATTGAAAGTTTCTGCGGAATCTATGGACGAAAAGATGATATAAATGCAGTCCCAAACGGTAAATATATCGGTGAAATCCCTCTTACAGATAACGAGAATGCTTTTGGCAGAAAAGTAAAATCAAAATTAAACTATCCATTTATCCAATCAAGAGGATTTGACCGTAATGCATCAGTAAAAGAAAAACAATGGCCAAAATCTTCTAGTTTAGGGAGTACTTTTAAAAAAGCTTTAGATACTGGTAATGTCCAAATAATCTCTAATCACTTAGTAGAGTCTTTTGAAATTAATAAGGTAACACAACTTGCCTCAAAACTAACGGTCGTAAACCTTGAAAATGGAAGAAAAGAAGTACTAAATTGTGATTTAATTCTTCTTTGCGCATCCACAATTTCAACACTAAGAATACTTCTAAACTCAGAATACAAATCAAATTCCTCAGGGTTTAAAGATAATTCTGGAAAATTAGGCAAATACCTTATGGATCATATATCTATCTGTAAATTTTTTTCAGTCCCAAAAACAAAAAACTCAGAAGAACCATTAGATAATTCTCCCAATCTTTCTGGAGCAGGGAGCTTCTTTATTCCATTTGGCTCAAATCTACCAAAAATTGACAGCATAAATTTCCTTAGAGGTTATGGAATCTGGGGAGCAATTGATAGATTAGGAATACCTGAATTCCTGCAAAAAGACACAAACACATCAACTGGCTTTCTTATAGCCCATGGTGAAGTACTGCCTAGAGAGAAAAACTCAGTCTCTCTCTCAAGAAAAACAGATGAATGGGGTATCCCAATTCCCTTCATTGAATTCGAATGGAGCGAAAATGAGTTAAATATGGCAAAACATATGGAAAAGACAATAAAAAAATCTATAGAAGCTGCAGATGGAGAATTAAAAAATATAGAAGAACTAATTAATATCCCATTAGTTAGTTTATTTACAAAAAACTTGATCTCATTTTCAGAAACTCCTCCCCCCCCAGGTTATTACATACATGAAGTAGGAGGTGCACCAATGGGAAATAATGAAGAAAATAGCGTAGTTGATAAATTTAATAGAATATGGGGATGCAAGAATGTGCTTGTGCTAGATGGAGCATGCTGGCCGACCTCATCTTGGCAAAGCCCAACACTTACAATGATGGCCTTGTCTAGGAGAGCTTGCCTAAATATTAAAAGGACTTAG
- a CDS encoding pentapeptide repeat-containing protein — MRFIILTVLMIVLIIPSSSFAALDYGKQSLVGADFSGSDLKGATFYLTDLQDANLSGCELQNATLYGAKLKDTNLSNSNLREVTLDSAVLNGTDLSNTNLEDSFAYSTQFENVKIQGADFTNVFLPKDIVRKFCEDASGTNPITNRETRETLECDYI; from the coding sequence ATGAGATTTATAATTTTAACTGTTTTAATGATTGTTTTAATTATCCCCTCTAGTAGCTTTGCTGCATTGGATTATGGTAAACAATCCTTGGTAGGAGCTGATTTTTCAGGATCAGATTTAAAAGGAGCAACTTTCTATTTGACTGATTTACAAGACGCAAATTTGTCAGGTTGTGAGCTCCAAAATGCGACTCTTTATGGAGCAAAATTGAAAGATACCAATTTAAGTAACTCCAACTTAAGAGAAGTAACTTTAGATTCAGCTGTTTTAAATGGAACAGATTTATCAAATACTAACTTGGAGGATTCTTTTGCTTATAGTACGCAATTTGAAAATGTCAAAATACAAGGCGCAGACTTCACAAATGTTTTTTTGCCAAAAGATATTGTTAGGAAATTTTGTGAAGATGCCTCCGGAACTAATCCAATTACAAATAGAGAAACGAGAGAAACTTTAGAGTGCGACTACATTTGA
- a CDS encoding FAD-binding oxidoreductase, whose amino-acid sequence MKNNHNLLEIPNINSKDAKLKELIYDIDDSLFNKDNYSKEKFEHLCICSGGTTSSCAKNGFTTLDLRKNYSKIHLDRESNLVTIGGGVIMGDLINYLQKNTRSFPIGLSKLPGAGYILTGGVSPLSRAYGLAIDNIESIKGFLGNGTFISLKKNQIKPEKQLVWEAIKGAAPFFSIITEIELKTFQSNPIKIIEGFVNPDELSEIIYLSEVFPENISLQWIYAQKIYVYVFAELKNNLEDKRTEESLKPLDKFPALEKKFYENFNKINFFPKKLNLYELNENNHSEVISLLGGDLKNNIPIFIQCLNEIMDNKPNNSCYIASQQLGCKTKKLNHGSSFFVHRESTWKPWIYASWKKNDLQEKEVALDWIYQSWSNLKRFFPNIHLAQLHNHLNSHEEELTLAFGNRMNELKTLKNIFDPQGILPPL is encoded by the coding sequence GTGAAAAATAATCATAACTTGCTTGAAATTCCAAATATTAACTCAAAGGACGCAAAGTTAAAGGAATTAATTTATGACATTGATGATTCATTATTTAATAAAGATAATTATTCTAAGGAAAAATTTGAGCACCTTTGTATATGTAGTGGAGGCACAACTTCTAGCTGTGCCAAAAATGGTTTCACAACTCTTGATCTAAGAAAAAATTACAGCAAAATTCACCTAGATAGAGAAAGCAATTTAGTGACAATTGGAGGTGGAGTAATAATGGGGGATTTAATAAATTATTTACAAAAAAATACTCGAAGTTTTCCTATCGGACTTTCTAAACTTCCTGGAGCTGGCTATATACTTACTGGTGGAGTAAGCCCGCTTAGTAGAGCCTATGGATTAGCTATTGATAATATTGAATCAATAAAAGGTTTCTTGGGTAATGGCACATTTATCTCTTTAAAAAAAAATCAAATAAAACCAGAAAAGCAACTGGTTTGGGAAGCAATTAAAGGCGCAGCGCCCTTCTTCTCAATCATTACTGAAATAGAACTTAAAACTTTCCAATCTAATCCAATTAAGATTATTGAGGGATTTGTAAATCCAGATGAACTATCAGAAATAATATATTTATCAGAGGTATTTCCAGAAAATATTAGTCTTCAATGGATTTATGCCCAAAAAATTTACGTATATGTTTTTGCTGAACTTAAAAATAATTTAGAGGATAAAAGAACAGAAGAATCCTTAAAACCTCTAGACAAATTTCCCGCTCTAGAAAAAAAATTTTATGAAAACTTTAACAAAATAAATTTCTTTCCAAAGAAATTGAATTTATATGAACTGAATGAGAATAACCATTCTGAGGTAATTAGTCTTCTTGGAGGAGATTTAAAAAATAATATCCCAATTTTTATACAATGTTTGAATGAAATAATGGACAATAAACCTAATAATTCCTGTTATATTGCTTCTCAACAATTAGGTTGCAAAACTAAAAAGTTAAATCATGGCTCAAGCTTTTTTGTTCATAGAGAAAGTACTTGGAAACCTTGGATATATGCATCATGGAAAAAAAATGATCTTCAAGAAAAGGAAGTTGCTTTGGACTGGATTTATCAATCTTGGAGTAACCTAAAAAGGTTTTTTCCAAATATTCACTTAGCCCAATTGCATAATCATTTAAATTCTCATGAAGAAGAACTTACGTTAGCTTTTGGAAATAGAATGAATGAATTAAAAACTTTAAAGAATATTTTTGACCCACAAGGTATTTTGCCTCCTTTATAA